In one window of Halobacteriovorax sp. HLS DNA:
- a CDS encoding ABC transporter ATP-binding protein, with translation MRELIFKKLLPYIIPYRTKIIGAFLLSFAIAGLGGAQIRLVKPIFDSGLGEYSTLEDVLKLAGLLVGIGLLHFPSRFFHFYWLRYISDRATLKIREDIFQKLQSLPVSYFAKKKQGELISSILNDTQIFSYGFKASIDVIRESLKAIVYLSMAFWSDWQLTLVIFIIAPFLALIFSKSGKSVRKNQSSVQEEQAQLTHNISEGILAQKITKAFNLQNFVNTRFSKAQERFFGAQMRTTFIEEFAHPLVEIVGTFAFAGLIVFAHYRLQNGTTIGAFISFATALALFMDPLRKFSQANIKLSQASAASDRIFELLDSDNEPDFGQHELDGLKDSIEVKGLTFSYGEGNVIENLDVSIKKGQKIALVGLSGSGKSTLINLLLGLYTVEKGKIFIDGKDINDIKLKSLRNLFGLVSQDIFLFHDSIRENLTVGTEFSEDQINKALDVAYANEFVEKLPEKDLTIIGDRGARLSGGQQQRITIARAFLQDTEILLFDEATSALDNESEKLVQKALDTIGGNKTVIAVAHRLSTIQNFDQIYVLHEGKLVERGTHSELIQNSGEYAKLYELSQA, from the coding sequence ATGAGAGAATTAATTTTTAAGAAGCTATTACCCTATATAATCCCATACAGAACCAAAATTATAGGAGCATTTTTGCTCTCCTTTGCAATTGCTGGTCTTGGTGGAGCGCAAATCAGATTGGTTAAGCCAATATTTGATTCTGGATTAGGGGAGTATTCTACTTTAGAGGATGTTCTTAAGCTTGCGGGTCTTTTGGTTGGAATAGGACTTTTGCACTTCCCATCGAGATTCTTTCATTTTTACTGGTTGCGTTATATATCTGATAGAGCGACGTTAAAAATCAGAGAAGATATTTTTCAAAAGCTTCAATCGCTTCCAGTCTCGTACTTTGCTAAGAAAAAGCAAGGAGAGCTAATTTCTAGCATCTTAAATGATACTCAAATCTTTTCTTATGGTTTTAAGGCATCTATCGATGTGATTCGTGAGTCGTTAAAAGCAATAGTCTACCTTTCAATGGCCTTTTGGAGTGATTGGCAACTAACGCTTGTAATTTTCATTATTGCACCATTTCTGGCCCTCATCTTTTCTAAAAGTGGAAAGTCGGTAAGGAAAAATCAGTCTAGTGTTCAAGAAGAGCAAGCTCAATTAACTCACAATATCTCAGAAGGGATTCTTGCTCAAAAAATTACCAAAGCATTTAATCTTCAGAACTTTGTCAATACAAGATTCAGTAAGGCACAAGAGCGATTTTTTGGAGCCCAGATGAGAACAACTTTTATAGAAGAGTTTGCTCATCCTCTTGTAGAAATAGTCGGTACTTTTGCTTTTGCTGGCCTGATAGTTTTTGCTCATTACAGGCTACAAAATGGAACGACTATTGGAGCATTTATCTCTTTTGCTACAGCTCTTGCTCTATTTATGGATCCTTTAAGAAAATTTTCTCAAGCCAATATCAAACTCTCTCAAGCCAGTGCGGCATCGGACAGGATCTTCGAATTACTTGATTCTGATAATGAGCCAGATTTTGGTCAGCACGAATTAGATGGATTGAAAGATTCTATTGAAGTTAAAGGTCTTACTTTTTCTTATGGAGAAGGTAATGTAATTGAAAATTTAGATGTTTCCATAAAGAAAGGTCAAAAAATAGCGTTAGTTGGTCTTTCTGGGTCAGGTAAGTCGACTTTGATTAATCTTCTCCTGGGGCTTTACACAGTAGAGAAAGGAAAAATATTTATTGATGGTAAAGACATTAATGATATTAAATTAAAGTCTCTAAGAAATCTCTTTGGACTTGTTAGTCAGGATATTTTCTTGTTTCACGACTCAATTCGTGAAAATTTGACTGTTGGTACAGAGTTTAGTGAGGATCAGATTAACAAGGCTTTAGATGTTGCTTACGCTAATGAATTTGTAGAAAAACTACCTGAAAAAGATCTAACAATTATTGGGGACAGAGGAGCAAGGTTATCTGGTGGGCAACAGCAAAGAATAACAATTGCAAGAGCGTTCCTACAAGATACCGAAATATTATTATTTGATGAAGCGACTTCGGCTTTAGATAATGAATCTGAAAAACTAGTCCAAAAGGCACTAGACACAATTGGCGGAAATAAGACTGTTATTGCAGTGGCCCATAGGTTGTCTACAATTCAAAACTTTGACCAGATATATGTACTTCATGAAGGAAAATTAGTTGAAAGAGGAACTCACTCTGAACTAATTCAAAACTCTGGAGAATATGCCAAACTTTACGAGCTGAGTCAGGCCTAG
- a CDS encoding glycine--tRNA ligase: MSESNLKSMNDLVSLCKRRGFIFQSSEIYGGLGSCWDYAPYGIQLKNNIKERWWKAMTFRDDVVGIDASIFMHPLVWKASGHVDGFNDPMVDCKNCKERYREDQIDTTKPCAKCGSSDSFTEPRDFNLMFSTQMGAVADSSSKVYLRPETAQGIFVNFLNVQQTMRKKLPFGIAQIGKAFRNEITPGNFIFRTREFEQMEMQFFIKPGTQMDAMEKWKEIRWQWHLDNGIREEMLRWEPHGPDNLAHYADAATDIEYKFPIGWGEMEGIHSRTDFDLKQHEEYSKKNLKYLDTEDGNKKYLPYVLETSVGCDRSLLAVLCDAYRVENEGDKENERVVLKFHPRLAPVKVAVLPLVKKEKLDVPARKLFEEIQRNYQAEYDVAGSIGKRYRRQDEIGTPLCVTFDFDTLDDNAVTVRDRDTMVQERIGLDQLNTYLRDKLGF, translated from the coding sequence GTGTCAGAAAGTAATCTAAAATCGATGAATGATTTAGTTAGTCTTTGTAAAAGAAGAGGGTTTATTTTTCAATCTTCTGAAATTTATGGAGGACTTGGCTCGTGCTGGGATTATGCTCCTTATGGTATTCAATTAAAGAATAATATTAAAGAAAGATGGTGGAAAGCGATGACTTTCCGTGATGATGTCGTAGGAATAGATGCCTCTATTTTTATGCACCCATTAGTATGGAAAGCGTCAGGTCATGTTGATGGTTTCAATGATCCAATGGTTGATTGTAAAAATTGTAAAGAAAGATATAGAGAAGATCAGATTGATACAACTAAACCTTGTGCTAAATGTGGCTCATCTGATTCATTTACTGAACCACGTGACTTTAATCTAATGTTTTCAACACAAATGGGGGCAGTTGCTGACAGCTCATCAAAAGTTTATCTAAGACCTGAAACTGCTCAAGGTATATTTGTTAACTTTTTAAATGTTCAACAGACGATGAGAAAGAAGTTACCTTTTGGTATCGCTCAAATAGGAAAAGCATTTAGAAATGAAATTACACCAGGTAACTTTATTTTTAGAACAAGAGAGTTCGAACAAATGGAGATGCAATTTTTCATAAAGCCTGGAACTCAAATGGATGCCATGGAGAAATGGAAAGAAATTCGCTGGCAATGGCACCTTGATAATGGAATTAGAGAGGAAATGCTTAGATGGGAACCACATGGTCCAGATAACCTTGCTCACTATGCTGATGCGGCAACAGATATTGAATATAAGTTTCCAATTGGTTGGGGAGAAATGGAAGGGATTCATTCTCGAACTGACTTTGATCTTAAGCAACACGAAGAATACTCAAAGAAGAATTTAAAATACCTTGATACTGAAGATGGAAATAAAAAATATCTTCCTTATGTTTTAGAGACTTCTGTTGGTTGTGATAGATCATTACTTGCTGTTCTTTGTGATGCGTATAGAGTTGAAAATGAAGGTGACAAAGAGAACGAAAGAGTTGTCTTAAAGTTTCACCCTAGACTGGCTCCTGTTAAGGTTGCTGTTCTGCCTTTAGTTAAGAAAGAAAAGTTAGATGTTCCGGCTAGAAAGTTGTTTGAAGAGATTCAAAGAAATTATCAAGCGGAATATGATGTAGCAGGCTCTATTGGTAAGAGGTATAGAAGACAGGATGAGATCGGTACACCTCTTTGTGTAACTTTTGATTTTGATACACTTGATGACAAC